Part of the Anopheles coluzzii chromosome 3, AcolN3, whole genome shotgun sequence genome is shown below.
GTGGATGAccacattttaatttttcaacgaACGAAATCATACATAAAAAATTTACattgtttttggaaaaaattaCCAAACTTATTCTAAATTAAACCTTTTTGATAACTACTGCTATCTTTATTGTTCTGCTCAGGTATTTTGATTAGAAAAAATACGAATAAATTTTAGGCGAAAATATCTGAAATCGATAATACAATAACAATTTAAAGAAAAACCAATCAAGATAAGTCATTTATTGACAAATTCGTAACAAACACAATCCAGGATTTGTATGATATACTCTATTATTAAACATTGGTAAATGCTTTTATACTGAATTTTGCATTAACTTTAATCGTTTGCATTTCAttgaacataaaataaatatcccATAGTTACCATCTATTTTCTTCAGAACCCTTTAAATAGTTCACTACTAAATTAAACCAGGGCAATAAATCTTTatgaattggaatatcaaACCACAATAAGGTAGATTCTTGTAACTCTTCACCCTTCTCAGCTTCTTATCGTGGTTTACAAAAGTGTTCTCCGATCACCGACCGCCGACCTGCGTGCAACGCATTCTTCACGTTCATTCCAATTTTGGAGAAACAGATAACGGCTATCAATTTGTTCAACCACGATCCGGTCATCACTCCAACACCACCGTTGTCGTCAACAAGTAAGGGGTAATGTTTAACTTTCCCAAAAAAGAGACGCACGCGCACCCTACACTTTGGTGATGTCGATCGTTGGTCGCCGATCAGCaattaaatcaaacatttaTTCACCTCAGCCGGAGGCGAAGAAAGACCGACTCAAGGGGCTCAAGACATGCCGGAATCCAAAACCGGAGATAGCGGCGtcattggtggtggtggtggatttcATCCCCGAGCAGCCGATCGGTCCCCTTAAAGAGGGACCCAAATTAATAATCCAGTGCCTTCGAGAGCGTGCATTTCGGTGCTGTCAGTATTTAATCATTTATCGAAACGAGAGTAAACTCGCCTTCGTCTTGTTGGTTCTGTTCTTGGatgctttttcttctccttttttttttactccagAGAAGGCAAGTTTGGTGTTGGAGAACGAGTACTGGCTTTCCGTCTTCCGTTTGGGCGTTCCGTTCGTCACCCTAAGGGTAAGAGGTGCGCACGAGAGCACTCGCCCAAAACAGCCAGAAGCGTTGACTTCAAAATTCTAGACGCGGCAAAAGCTTCCACCCCGGGCCCCGACCAAACGGAGAATGATGGAAGACTGGCGAGCAACTTCTAAACGCCACGGTCAAGAAAAATGATGCTTGCAACAGTGGAAGCGTTGGACGGACGTGAGGAGACGAAGCAGTGAGCCACCGACGGGCGATCGGTGGTGGCAtgataaattataatttttaattacatttgtAAACCGTTTTATTTCCTCGGAGTGTTTTGCCGGAGCCGGGGGATCGGAAGGCTGTGTGGGTTGGTCACAGCAGTTCTTTGTTCTACCAACAAGTTCATGCTTCTGGCACACGTTCCTTTTCAGAGTCGTTTTTCCTGAGGGTACTTTACAAGGCACCCCGGCGTGAGCGGGGTTTGCCAGGCCgcggacgacgacggcgaGGGCTCCAAAACTGGCCATCAATAATTCGGTGCCGTTTTGAGTCTATTTCTCCATCCATTCCGGACCCTCCCCGCAGGTGACCGGCCCAGAAGGGACGACCCCAGGGGAGTTGTACACGAAACCCTAAACCCAACGAGTTAAGAAGCAAACCTCCAAAGACACGGCAACTTTTTCGGGagtcatttttcattcccgTAAAGCGCGTCACGTTCCTCGGGGTCGCCCCGTTGAAACGGCCACGGCTACTCACCCGCAGGGGGAATTACTACGTCGTTTTTGGGCTTTCTGGGACCTCGGATCTGTACCTACTTGCCCCTCTCTGGTGCCAACTCTCTATATGGGTCCAGCTCTGTTCGGGATCGATTTTCAGCTCAACCAAAACTAGAGCTTTGCATTTTGGGGAGACGTCGCGACAAAGGTAACAGGAACGACCATGGTCAAACGACCTCAGACGAGCCGGCACATTTGCTGCGGTCCATTCGCCCGGGTGGTGTAGCTAACATGCATCACAAATTAGCATACGCGAGTAGGAAATGCGTTTTTAATTAGGCTCCCTTTTTGGGACGTAAAAAAAAGGGCCATCGACGGTGAAACCGGACGCGagctgggtgtgtgtatgtcatgGATTTTTCCCCACATAAATTCCCCAGCGCGATTTGAAAACCGCGGGCTCGCACGGACTATTACTCAAACGTGTATCGATTTTGTGTGGCCGAGGAGGGAAGCCCGAGAACCCTTTAGGTGAGCAGAAGGgagtttaattaattaaattcctTCCAAAGTGATgtaaaatttgcatttttattgacaAATGTATGTGTTCTGATCGCTGTGCTacgcgtgtgtttttgtcaAGTTGGTATGGAGTGGCTCTGGGAATGGGGACACTAGACATTCAAATGAAAGTTTGAAACAGTTGAAATGGGAATCTGATCGTGTTGAATAAATTTCCTGTAACAATAACACAAAGCTCACAAAATCAAAAGCGCTGCTGTTTGCTCTATGCTATCATGTTTCTAAAGCAAATGGCGAATGTCAAGCGATGGAAGTAAAGCGCTATCAAAATTAgatgaaatagtgcaatataaTCTATTTCATTTCGAATATTGAACAATTAGCTTCTTATTGCTGATAAACCTTCAACACACTATTTCAACAATTATGCTTCGGGTGATGCTTGCTTTTGTACTGAGATTATTGTGCAAATTTAGATCTGATGTTTGTAGTCAGCTGGATAGACAGTAGACTTTACTGTTGAGATATATGtattcaattttaatattgaattaaacaatttaattgaTCGGAATGAAACAAAGCGGTATTCATATAACCCTCACTTGTGTTGAAGGACCTTAGGATAGACGTCATTGAGGAAATTCAATCAAAGCGTTCTAAATAAAGCTCAACAAATTAGATTTTttacgaaaaaagaaaaagttggTTTTGTGTAACCACATTTCGGGTAAGAAACTCCCGCATCAATGTAAATGTTCTTGATTTCaaaagaaattacattttcaGCAATCGAATCCACAAAACAACATAATTATTTAGCGATGTATGGGATACAAATCTTTGATCAAAATTTAATCATTCAGATGTTTAGACATCTCCGATATTTCAGTTATGAAACGTCACTCATAACATCTTACTCTTTCTTTAAGGTAAACACATTCTCCACTAAAAGAATGACTATCATTTTTGCTCTTTAGTTTTTTGATGACGTTAGAGCCAACATCAGCCTCATTCAAAAGCATGATGCAGCAGTTTAAAGGAAACGGACCATCCCAAGAATCGCTCCTCACCCTCCAAACACGTTTATCAGCAGCCGATCGATTATCATGCGAAACAATTATACACCACCAGGATCGTTTATGTTTGGTCGCACCGTGAACAAACCATGAACACcatcaacaaacaaactggTGTGGCCATCAAAGCCAAACCAACAATGCTGCTTTTGTAAGAATGGCTTTGTTTTACTTCAATTACCCGTTCACTTGGAGGCGCGAACCAAACCCAAACAGCGCGGATTGGATTCCTCCCATTCGTCCGAAAAGTTCCCCGAACCGGCCGTCgagtgtcgtgtgtgtgtgtgcggttgagTTGATTTAAAGTGTGAAACTCCCATAGCCTCAGTTCCAATATCAGACAGCACCGATCTTGACAGCAGCGTTGGCAGCTTTAAGCAGCTCGACACGTCACGGTAACAATCGTAAAGGCACACAGAACACTTGGGACACCACAGCCACCAAGAACGCATCCACCAGACGAGcatcaaatcaaaacaatgatACTCGGGATGGTCCTCTCAAAAGTCAATTTAACTCTACCGGGGCGTGCCGGCAGGGGAAGGTGAAAAAGCGGTTCGGTTTCCAGTCGGTGTCAGTCATCGAGCCGGGGGAGAGTGTTCCCCGTGGGACACTTGACTGCCAGACGCAGAGCGTGGCAGCGAAAGAACCTGACGAAGcttggaaaaacaaacccgaaCCCGGCCCACGGGAAGGATCAAGTGGCTAGCTGCAAAACGGACTCGAGCTGGATTTTCGTATGAATTATTCATCCTCGTACAAAAGGCAGCACCGTGAGCTGCTCCCCGTAAGCTCGGGCGCATCATCAAAGAGGCGAAAGTCTTCCGGTACTGTGTGTTTATGCTGCTGGGATAGCCTGACGTTGAGCAATCGTCTGTACACGCCAAGAATTGCCAACACCGTGCAGCAATGAtgcgttgtttttgtgtgttagaattttaaattaaaagacAACCTTTCCAATTCCTACAATgtcatcatcataattttgtGCCAGGCTCCATTGCACCCGTTTGCCGGTGTGTTCCCGGACAAGAAGATACACAAGCAGATACACAAAAACGGGAATCATGGTGCTGCAGGTGCATTGCACGCCAAGACGATTATAAATTGCCGAATTATGCTTCCCAGACTCGCCTGTTTCTCAAGATGAAGCTATCTTGGGATAGGTTCTAGGTGACGTTCGTGCATCGTTTTTGTCAATCTCTTTCTTTGCTAGAAGAGGAGACAGTATTCGAAATGCATCGTACTTGAATGCCATGCCTGGAATACAAATTCAACGATCATTTGATCCtcatttcttttccatttctttttggGTGCTCTTCTCAAAATAAATAGAGAGCTATCTCAGACCCAAAACAAGAGAGCAAGGGAGCGACCTGTTGCCACTCATTTATGCTGCGAGAGTGAGTGCATTCCATCACATccgcgagaaagagagtaagCTGAGCGAAGATCTCGGCACACGATCATGCTGCATGAGTACCTGAGGGCCGGCCCTTGAGCATAAAAAGGGGCACCCGGCACAGCTCGAGACACACTTTGACGATCACTTCGAAACCGAACACATCGCACGTTCTGGTTCGAAGCTTAAGAGGGATAAGAGTTCAGTTCTAGCTAGCAAGAATCGGCTAAATCTGCAAGATGGTGTCAGTGAAGAACTtctgtgttgtgtttggtgtgcTGGCGTGTGTTTTGGCGCCATTCGCGAGTGGCGCTGCTGCCTACTGCCCGTCgcggtgtgtttgtgacgATGTGAAACTGCACGTGACCTGTGGCGAAGGCGAGCTGGATGTGCTCCCGATCGCGCTCAATCCCGCCATCGAGCGGCTGGTGATAAAGTTCAATCGCATCAAGGCGATCGATTCGTCGATCCAGTTCTACAGTGATCTGACCATGCTAGACCTGAGCTACAACCATCTGCTCGGGCTGCCGAAAAGCATCTTCCGGTATCAGAAGCGTTTGTTGCAGCTGCAcctgaacaacaacaagatcGCCTCGATCGGTAACAAAACGTTCGCCGGTATGGATGAGCTGCGAGTGTTGAATTTGCGTGGCAACTTCATTGAGCAAGTGAGCAAGGGTCTTTTCCGTGCCCTGCCCAAGCTGGAGGAGCTAAACTTGGGGGAAAATCAAATCGCTACGCTGCACCCGGAAGCGTTCGAAGGTCTGCCCTATCTGCGCATTCTGCATCTGGACGATAATGCGATCAACGTGATTCCTACGCCCTCGTTCACGCCGCTCCGTCTGCTGGCTGAGCTGTACCTGGGGCTGAACACGCTGAACCAGATTCAGCCCGGCTCGTTCGAGGGACTGCAGCATCTGCGTCGGCTGGATGTGCGCGGCTCGATGCTGGTTAACCTGACGATCGATACGTTTCGTGGTCTGGAGAACGTACGATCCCTGGACATCTCCGACAATCATCTGCTGAAGGTGCCGACCGTAGCGCTCAGTGTGCTAACACGCCTGGAGGAGCTCGCGATCGGACAGAACGACTTTGAACTGATCCCGGAGGGAGCGTTCTTCGGCCTTTCCAACCTGCGCAAAGTGTCCATCTCGGGTGCACTAAATCTGCAGCGCATACAGTCCGGTGCGTTCGCCTCCAACACCAACCTGGACACGATCGTGATCGCTTCCAACCGCATGCTGCAGGAGCTGGACGAGGGCGCCTTCTCGGGGCTGCCCCACATCGAGAACGTGATTCTGCGCGACAACGCGTTCCGGACGTTCCGCGAGGAGCTGCTGCCGTGGAAGCAGCTGCGCAACTTTGACATTTCCGGCAATCCGCTCGCCTGCAACTGCCACCTGCGCTGGATGAAGGATTTGCTGCGCGACAAACCGGAGCTGGAAACGGAACAAAGCCAGGTGATCTGCCAGTATCCGGAGCGGTTCGCTGGAGAGGCGCTACGGGAGATTAGCTCCGAGCTGCTTGGCTGTCATCAGCGCCCCTCGAAGGAGCGCGCAATGGTGGGAGTTGTGCTGGTAGCGTCCGCTGCCTCCCTGACCACCTTCATCCTGGTGGCCTATCGCCTGCGTCATCGGCTGGTGGATGTGCTAGGCCCCAACTGGCACAACAAGCGCAACGCCctgaaggaggagaaggatctGGAGTTTGTCAAGTCCTTCCCCGAGATTGAGTACCATCAGCCGAACTTTAACATCTACACCTGCAACTACCAGCAGATGTACCAGCAGAAGCCACCGTGTCCGCCCCAGTTCCAGCACCACATCTACGAAACGCCCATCCCAGTGTCCGACCTGTAAGCGCTGCCGGCAAGCAACGGCTTCCAGGGGGGATACTTGGGAGACTTCGGGCCTCATCGCACTGGATGATCACATGTGCCTGTCAATCAGGCGCGTCACCGCGTAATCGAAGGAATAATCACGTTCGGATTACCGGCAAGCCAGCCACCAAGCCTACAGCAAACAGTGGGCTCGGACGGAGCATCGTTGCTGACCCGGCACAGTTTGGAAGTGGCACACGGGAAACATAGCGCAATGGAAGCGAGTTTCATTTACTGTCCACGACCGCGACCGAGCAGGGCAGCGGTGCCAACGGAGGGGAGGGCAATTGgcgaattaaaacaaaacgagtTCATTAAATTGCTTTCGTGAACAGGGAGAGAGGAGAACATTATAAAGGAGTAATAAAACTGGTCAAAGACAAagacgaacaaaacaacaaaaaaaaaaaacttaagctCTTGCTTCCTTCAGTGCGTTCTTTATTCCGAAAGTTTATACGTTTCCAGTCCAGGGGTTTGTTTCTGTGCTATCCAAGCTTGGCTGGTGGGTCAAGTTCATGGTGCCTCGCTTCTACGCTCTCTTCGGTCGGAGAGCCTCCACCCCGCAGAGATGCCTGAGGTGTCCTTTTTTCCCGTACACTCCCTGAAGATTTTAATCGGTCCGCTTCTCTAGCTCCTTTCCCAGCTTTGCCCAATGTCCCGATCCTTGCTCGTTCTCCGATCGTGggatttcgtttttttagtGCCCTTTAgtctcttctttctttttcgctcGCACTGTCTCTACGCGGAGCGAGTTGTTCGTCGAGTCGGTTTCTTTCCTTCCGTTGTCATTATTGGGACAAGATTTATGCTATGACGAGATAAAAAAAGCCAGGCAAGCGAACGAATAGCAGAGACACAGCGATCGAGCGATGATGCTTGGTCCATAAACctttcactcactcactgCACCGTAACTTCACCGTTCGGCTATTCTCCTTCGTTCCTGTTGCTGTGGATCTTCATCATCATACTGCATCAAGACTGCACACTTGCAGAGATCTGCAGCTCAGAAAAGTTGCACGTGTGCTTGGGCTGTGGGTTTGGAAGTTGAGTAGAATTTCTCTTTTCGCTGTTTCTTCTGTACTGTTGCTCATAGTGCCTCTTTACCGTAACCTTAATGTGTTTGTTACAGCTACTCCTTAAACTTTTGTTCCCTTCCTTTGCTTGAACCGGGAATGTTTTGCCTCTCTCCCTTTGGTGTGTACCCACACGTGAAAAGCAATCGAAAACGAAGATTTTACGCTCCGAATTCTATCCGCTACGTTCGCTCCGATTCCCTGGACAATGAACAACCTGTGCGGCTATGCAGGGAGGATTACAAAACATTGCTGCTCGCCGAGGACGACGAAGATGATTTTGGGTGACAAAATAAACTGGCAAACCAAGACACGGGAGTGCGGTGGAAAATGCAATCTTCCCAGGGCACACATGGGAAAGCATACACCGGTGTCGGTGTTATTTTGGTCGCAACGATATTGTGTCGCCTTTAAGAAGCGGAGGAAACAGTGcgagataaaaataataggATTGTATGCCGAAGATTTGGCCTGGAGCTAATAGCGACGTTACGGATTGACCAAACATTTTGGTTCACTGACTGAGGGACTGACCGGGTCGGAAAGTAGACATCATTAGCAGACCGTTCCCGCACTGATGGGCTGCACCAGTACAAGTCGTGTTGGCCTTGTCCCTCGCTGTGTGAACCAACGGTGGGAACTTGACACCGGTCAACGTCAACCGACGGACACCAAAAACTGGACTGACGACATAGCATTGGGATAATATTTCATTGCTTTTGCTAAATGTGAAAATGTCCTTGCTGAGCGGGATTTTTGTTCGAAGAGAAAAGATGAAACGATGACGCTAGTTGATGCCCATTCCTTGTTTTTTCGGTTCGTTCTTCTGGAATTGGTTCTAGCCTCCGGATGAAAAGGATCTTATTTAGAT
Proteins encoded:
- the LOC120958928 gene encoding insulin-like growth factor-binding protein complex acid labile subunit, with product MVSVKNFCVVFGVLACVLAPFASGAAAYCPSRCVCDDVKLHVTCGEGELDVLPIALNPAIERLVIKFNRIKAIDSSIQFYSDLTMLDLSYNHLLGLPKSIFRYQKRLLQLHLNNNKIASIGNKTFAGMDELRVLNLRGNFIEQVSKGLFRALPKLEELNLGENQIATLHPEAFEGLPYLRILHLDDNAINVIPTPSFTPLRLLAELYLGLNTLNQIQPGSFEGLQHLRRLDVRGSMLVNLTIDTFRGLENVRSLDISDNHLLKVPTVALSVLTRLEELAIGQNDFELIPEGAFFGLSNLRKVSISGALNLQRIQSGAFASNTNLDTIVIASNRMLQELDEGAFSGLPHIENVILRDNAFRTFREELLPWKQLRNFDISGNPLACNCHLRWMKDLLRDKPELETEQSQVICQYPERFAGEALREISSELLGCHQRPSKERAMVGVVLVASAASLTTFILVAYRLRHRLVDVLGPNWHNKRNALKEEKDLEFVKSFPEIEYHQPNFNIYTCNYQQMYQQKPPCPPQFQHHIYETPIPVSDL